AATAAGGTTAATCCAATGTGGGAGAACGCTTGTATTACGGCAGGTTCCGTTGTTTCGAACCGTCAGGCACGTGTCGCCACATTGGCAGTTTTAAAACAACACGTCGGCCTTGAGCTGACAAAACAAGAAGAACAAGTCTGGGGCAGCATGGCATCGTTTCGTGAAGCTGCCACAGCATAATCTAAAACAGGAAGCGTGTGGGTTATGAATGAAAAAAGTTTGCTAGAAAAACTGTTAAAGGCAGAAGATGAAAGTGAAGTGGATGCCATCCTCGAAGAGTTTGGATTTTTGAATGACACCTCCGAGATTTGGCATCCATTCAGCGACTATGAGAATAATTTCAATCTGATCGGAAATCAACAAGCAGATCCTACCGCAGCTCTTGTTGAAAAAATAATTAACGGAATCGATGCCGTTTTGATGGCCGATTGTTTTAAAAAAGGGATTGATCCAGAAAGTCCGCAAGCACCTCGAACCATGGCAAAAGCCGTTGAAGCGTTCTTCGGAGTTCGTGATGGGTTATTGGAAAACATCCAGGGCAAAGAATTAAAAGAATTGGCCGACAACGTTCATCTGGTCGCTGTTGGGGCAAAACAAAGTCCATCCTATCTGATCATTGACCGTGGGGAGGGACAAACACCGGCGCAATTTCCGAAAACGTTTCTTTCGCTCAATCGTTCTAACAAAATGCGAATCCCATTTGTACAGGGCAAATTCAATTCAGGCGGCACTGGAATCCTTCAGTTTTGCGGTACGCGCAACTATCAACTGATCCTCTCCAAACGTCATCCGGGTGCTCCGGTATCAGGAACAGACAATACTAGCGAGTTGTGGGGTTTCACAATTGTGCGCCGCTTGTTACCAGCTGGCGGACGTAAGAGTTCGATGTATGTTTATTTAGCGCCGGGAGGAAAGATCCCGTCCTTCGCAGCACCTTCAATTGACCTGCTGCCTGGGGCATCTAGCAAGAATAATCCTGCTGAAGCATATTCGATGCCACTCGCCCATGGCACTTGTGTAAAGCTTTACAACTACCGTTGGAAGCCACGGTCGATTGCAACAACAGAAGCTCGTTATGAACTCGAAAGATATCTACATTCTCCTTGTCTTCCCTTTCGCATTACAGAGACTCGGGAATACAAGGCGAACTATTACAGCACGACTCTTGCTGGAGTCTGGGTTACTGTCAGCCTTGATGCGGGGGAAGAGGAAGATAACAAGAAGGTCGAAGCTGGTTTTCCAGCGTACGCCGATCTGAACCTACCTTCCATCGGTTCTCTTCCTTATAAAATCGGTTTGTTCCGTGAAGATCTTGACCCCCGGCACATCCCGCACGGCGTATTCTTTACGGTAAATGGTCAGGTACACGGGCAACTACCTCAAAATTTCATTACTACCAGCTTGAAGTTCGATTACCTGAGCAATCACCTTCTTGTATCTGTAGATTGCACATCGATGAATGATCAGGTGCGTGAAGATTTCTTTATGGCATCCCGGGATCGCTTGCGCCGGAATGAAGTATACGATGAGATCCTGCAATCCCTGAAAGAAGAGCTGAGGGATCATCCGGGGCTACGAGAGTACAACGCACTGCGGAAGAAGCGGTTGATGGAAAAAACACTTTCAGAACAAGAGGAAAAGATTGATTTCTTTCAGGATCTTTTAAAAGTTGATCCGACTCTTGCTTCCCTGCTCGGTATTGGCACAAGGCTGGTTACCAGCACCGGTCCAGGTGACCCTCAAGTCTTCCGCGGAAAAAAATTTCCGACGTATTTCAGATTGAGCAAAGAGCCGAATGAAGGGCTGCTTAAGCACTGTCCCCTCAATCGAACCGTCCGAATCGAATTTGAAACCGATGCAGAAAACGATTACTTCAAACGGATTGATTTTCCAGGGAAAATTTATTTTGATCCTCCGAATCTCTGCGAATCGAATCGGTTGTGGAATGGAAAGTTCAGTGCAAGATTCGCGATGCCGTGGAACGCCAAGATCGGAGATCTGGTTGATTTCACGGTAAATGTAATGGACATCGAGCGGGAAACGAAGGGAGGGCCTTTTGTTTGCAAATTCAAACTGAAAGCTGGAGCCGATGTCAATGCTCCTACTCCTCCGCCAGGACCGAGGCGTGAAGGCCACAAGCCAGAGGATACAGGAAGCAGATTAGAACATGCATTGGCAAAACCGGATATAAGGGAGGTCCGCCGTGAACAGTGGACCAATCCGCTGTTGAATTTCAATGAATTCACGGCGCTAAAGATCGCTCATAACGAGGATGGTCAGGGGTATACGTTTTGGGTAAACGTCGATAACGCTTTTCTCTTAACGGAACTTTCGCGCGCAAAGGACGAAGAAAAATCACTTATTAAATTCTGGTTTGAGTGGGGATTGGTTCTTTGCTCGATGGGAATCTTGAAAGACCAGAAACGGCTGGCCGAGCAAAAAACGAACGGTAACGGATCCGCTGAATCGACCGAAGAGATCGCCGAAGATTTGGATAAAGTGAGTCAACTCTGCAACGGACTGGCAAGAGTGATCGTCTCAATCGTTCGGAATCTGCCCCGTGGGCCACAGGTAAGAAGTTCTTAGCTCCTCGAACTGTCAGGTTGATGCACGAGGAGTATTTCTTTTGCAGCGTCATGCTGATCGAGCATTCGTGAATACCATTTTCGATTCGGAACTTCACGACTGATTCGTCCGCTGGAAAAGATATGTTTCTCTTTATATCCAGCCTCGTGCATCGCCTGCAGGTACTGTGGTAGCTGAGATTCGGTATCAGCAAAGGCAACGAGCTGAACAACGAACGCTTTCGGATCAATCATCTGCTTTATCGATTGAAAAGCTGTTCGGAGTGTCAAAAAGTATTTTTCTAATCCCGCTTTCGAGCGTCCACCGAAGGTATAGAATGCTTCGCTGTTTCCATCTTTAAGCGCTGCAATCCAGTATGGCGCCGGCGTTTCTCGGCGACCTCTGATTTGCCACCGGTGATATAGAATGTGAACGCCTGGATATGGAGGAGACGTTAAAACCAATCGTGGCTTTTGCTGAAAATCACCAAGGGAACGAACTTTCAACGCAACCGTATCGCGACAGTACAATCTTCTCCTGCTAGTAATCTTATTTTTGGGAATGCCCTGCCGCCGACAAGCATTCTCAAGTTCTCCTAATCCTTCAAACATTTCCTCTGTTGTATTTCGAAGCCTTTCAAAAATTTGGTATCGTCCTGGAAGACCGTCCCGGCAATCAACAGCCCACTGCCCGGTTCGTAATATCGCGCCGCGCATGAACCGACGCTGACGTTGATACGGTAAGGAATCAACATTCAAAAGAATCGACGCAAAGTTCTTTTCGATTCGTTCTGGAAGATTTTGAACAAGACCCGACTGACTAATCTTTCTAGGATGGCGTAACGTATCATCGACCCACTCGCGAATTGTCTGTTTATCCTTCGTGCTTAATGGGGTCGTTTTTACCGATGCAATAAAGTGGGCCAGCGGATTGATGTCTACGCCAATCGAAAGACGACCAAGCGTCAACGCTTCAACTATGGCAGTAGCTCCCCCCATGAATGGATCCAAGATCCAATCTCCTGGCGCAGAGAATTCAGCAATGATTTCGCGTGCAGCTTGTGGAGAGAATCTCGCAGGATATCTGTAAAAATTATGACTGTAGCCCGAAACTCGGGTATTTGAAGTAATCGCTCGGAGAATCTGGGATCGGTTGATCTCCAACATAATGCCCTCCTTGAAAAACATTTGTTGGAACGTTAAAAGTATCGTATTATAAAAATAATACTATGTCAATTTTTAAAACGGTCAGAACAATTTGATGAACAATTCTAAAAATATGTGCGGTTTTTCAGAGTATCGTAATGTCGGCCTTCCTTTTCATTGCGTAATCTATCGCTTGATTAAGCTCATCAAAAAGGCTTGTCCCGACATCCGTTATAAAGAAATCAGCCGCTGTCTTAACGTTCCCCGCTAGTGGTCCGCCCGGTATTTCCTTCGCCAGATCTTCTATGTCCCAAATAACGCGGCTAACCGGAAGCTTTTCAAGCTCCATAAGGACGTTTTGCAACTCCTCTCTTAATTGCGGCAACTTTTCATAAGGAAGTCGTCCCATATAAAGGTGCTTTATCAACATTGGGAATCTCGATCCCCATCCTTGTGGTTCCATGTTGTACGATATTGTCGAAAAGAAACTGTGTAGAAAATTTGCGCTTCCCACATTAAATGTTTTATTGTCGACTACAAAATTCACGCCCATGGGTCTATTTCAGTATTTCTATTCTTTCTGCAGGAATTCCTGTCTTCTTGCTCAGGCGCTGAATTACTTTTTGCACCGTACCGTCAGGGATGTTCTGGCCACGAATGTCGAGTATAAGCCGCTGCTTCATCTGCGCTGGTAAATGTTGCCCTCGATGTTGTACTTGCTTTGAGATTTTGTAAACCGTATCAGCTCGGTGTGCCGATGTGTCAATACTATAGTTTTTCACGTCTACGCTCCATTCAGGATTAGCAAAATCCGGACGCGTTGAACCAGAAGTGTTACGCGGTACCCGCTGACCATTTAAGAATGAAGGTTCCGATTCGTATCCAACACTCTCCAACAATTCACCAACGTCAAGTTCGGATTTTCGCCAAGCAGGACGCGGTACACGTACCGGCGGCCTTAACAACCCTTCCGCTTCTAAACCCAGAGTTGCTGCCGGTGCAAGTTCGGCAATGATCGTTCCAGGCGCCACCGTAGTAAAGAAAATGGCTAAACCTTCACCCATTAATTCCACAGGACGCTCCGCAAGGAGAGCTCCCTTTGTGACGGCTAAATCCTGCTGTGAGGGTTGCTCAATGTTCGGGTAATTGTGGCCAACAACCTGTAAGGCAATCGATTTCTTTTCAGCATCCGAAACCGACCCAGGCAGGCTATTAACGATACAACTGTAAGCTTGTCCCGGAGTTCTTCCGACAGAACACTCTGAT
This bacterium DNA region includes the following protein-coding sequences:
- a CDS encoding immunity 70 family protein, which gives rise to MGVNFVVDNKTFNVGSANFLHSFFSTISYNMEPQGWGSRFPMLIKHLYMGRLPYEKLPQLREELQNVLMELEKLPVSRVIWDIEDLAKEIPGGPLAGNVKTAADFFITDVGTSLFDELNQAIDYAMKRKADITIL
- a CDS encoding site-specific DNA-methyltransferase, whose protein sequence is MLEINRSQILRAITSNTRVSGYSHNFYRYPARFSPQAAREIIAEFSAPGDWILDPFMGGATAIVEALTLGRLSIGVDINPLAHFIASVKTTPLSTKDKQTIREWVDDTLRHPRKISQSGLVQNLPERIEKNFASILLNVDSLPYQRQRRFMRGAILRTGQWAVDCRDGLPGRYQIFERLRNTTEEMFEGLGELENACRRQGIPKNKITSRRRLYCRDTVALKVRSLGDFQQKPRLVLTSPPYPGVHILYHRWQIRGRRETPAPYWIAALKDGNSEAFYTFGGRSKAGLEKYFLTLRTAFQSIKQMIDPKAFVVQLVAFADTESQLPQYLQAMHEAGYKEKHIFSSGRISREVPNRKWYSRMLDQHDAAKEILLVHQPDSSRS
- a CDS encoding RHS repeat-associated core domain-containing protein codes for the protein YYDPALGRFLQQDPEGYSDSPNLYQAFLNNPVNYTDPMGTEAIPGRESKQIQCKTGVLSPDSPDCVGLEAHFSDTSECSVGRTPGQAYSCIVNSLPGSVSDAEKKSIALQVVGHNYPNIEQPSQQDLAVTKGALLAERPVELMGEGLAIFFTTVAPGTIIAELAPAATLGLEAEGLLRPPVRVPRPAWRKSELDVGELLESVGYESEPSFLNGQRVPRNTSGSTRPDFANPEWSVDVKNYSIDTSAHRADTVYKISKQVQHRGQHLPAQMKQRLILDIRGQNIPDGTVQKVIQRLSKKTGIPAERIEILK